A genomic stretch from Verrucomicrobiota bacterium includes:
- the glgB gene encoding 1,4-alpha-glucan branching protein GlgB, with protein sequence MLLTQDELQSLIRVQHRSPHQLLGMHPLGDGSGLVARAFLPNAANVEVVPTHEKQRPKFKLEELHEAGLFEGVTREANHVYAYDLVITDGQGKVRRTRDAYSFLPTLGETDLYLFGKGDERRIYDKLGAQLRTFDGVHGTSFAVWAPNAKRISVVGDFNGWDGRYHPMRLLGASGVWELFVPGVGEGTHYKYEIKNLLGALVLKADPYGFFFEAAPKNASIVWNNRKFTWTDGPWLKRRREQDPLKSPFSIYEVHLGSWRKKSAAESFSYRELAGPLVDYVKQLGFTHVEFLPVSEHAFYPSWGYQVTGFYSPTGRFGTPDDFQYLVNALHAAGIGVLVDWVPAHFPRDDWALARFDGTALYEHEDPRKGAHQDWGTLIFNYGRHEVSNFLTANALFWCDRFHIDGLRVDAVASMLYLDYSRNEGEWIPNQYGGRENLEAIEFLKKFNHLVHTESPGVVTIAEESTAWPLVTRPPYLGGLGFSFKWNMGWMHDTLDYFSHDPVHRKYHQNDLTFAMIYHHHENFILPLSHDEVVHGKGSLLGRMPGDDWQKFANLRALLGYQWLFPGKPLLFMGGEFGQSAEWNANASLEWHLLEQGPYHRGLQRFIEDVNRLYLAESVLWQSDYDTSGFYWIDCADHQSSIFSFARQNSERTSELVVIMNLTPVLRTNYRIGLPRPGDWREVLNSDAAIYGGSNAGNLGGVKAEDYNQHNQSYSAEFTLPPLSVMAFQPKR encoded by the coding sequence ATGCTCCTAACCCAGGATGAATTACAGAGCTTGATTAGAGTTCAACACCGCTCGCCACACCAGTTGTTGGGCATGCATCCACTCGGCGATGGCTCCGGACTTGTGGCGCGGGCCTTCCTGCCAAATGCCGCGAATGTGGAGGTCGTCCCCACCCACGAAAAGCAGAGACCCAAGTTCAAACTCGAAGAACTACACGAAGCCGGTTTGTTCGAAGGCGTTACGCGGGAGGCCAATCACGTTTACGCTTACGATCTGGTGATCACGGATGGTCAAGGCAAGGTGCGGCGCACGCGCGATGCGTATTCCTTTCTGCCGACGCTGGGCGAGACTGATTTGTATTTGTTCGGCAAGGGTGATGAGCGCCGCATCTACGACAAGCTCGGCGCGCAACTGCGCACCTTTGATGGCGTCCACGGTACCAGCTTTGCCGTTTGGGCACCCAACGCGAAGCGGATCAGCGTCGTCGGCGATTTCAACGGCTGGGACGGGCGTTATCATCCAATGCGATTGCTCGGCGCATCCGGAGTCTGGGAGTTGTTCGTTCCGGGAGTGGGCGAGGGGACGCATTACAAATATGAAATCAAAAACCTCCTGGGCGCGTTGGTGTTGAAAGCCGACCCCTACGGGTTTTTCTTTGAAGCGGCGCCTAAGAACGCTTCCATCGTCTGGAACAATCGCAAATTTACCTGGACGGATGGACCGTGGTTGAAGCGTCGTCGCGAACAGGACCCGTTGAAATCGCCATTCAGCATTTACGAAGTTCATCTCGGATCGTGGCGGAAGAAGTCGGCGGCGGAATCGTTCAGCTATCGTGAACTGGCCGGGCCGCTGGTGGATTACGTCAAACAACTCGGCTTCACCCACGTCGAATTTCTGCCGGTGTCCGAACACGCCTTTTATCCGTCGTGGGGTTATCAGGTGACGGGTTTCTACTCGCCGACCGGTCGCTTCGGCACGCCCGATGATTTTCAATACCTTGTCAATGCGCTGCACGCCGCGGGCATCGGCGTGCTCGTCGATTGGGTGCCGGCGCATTTTCCGCGCGACGACTGGGCGCTCGCCCGTTTCGACGGCACGGCGTTGTATGAGCACGAAGACCCGCGCAAAGGCGCGCATCAGGATTGGGGGACACTGATCTTCAACTACGGCCGCCATGAGGTCAGCAATTTTCTGACGGCGAACGCGCTGTTCTGGTGCGACCGCTTTCACATCGATGGCTTGCGCGTGGATGCGGTGGCGTCGATGCTTTACCTCGATTACTCGCGCAACGAGGGCGAGTGGATTCCCAACCAATACGGCGGCCGCGAAAATCTGGAGGCGATTGAGTTCCTGAAGAAATTCAATCACCTCGTGCATACGGAATCGCCCGGCGTAGTCACTATCGCCGAAGAATCCACGGCGTGGCCGTTGGTGACGCGACCGCCGTATCTCGGCGGCCTCGGCTTTTCCTTCAAATGGAACATGGGTTGGATGCACGACACGCTCGACTATTTCAGCCACGATCCGGTGCATCGCAAATATCATCAGAACGACCTGACCTTCGCGATGATCTACCATCATCACGAAAATTTCATCCTGCCGCTTTCTCACGATGAGGTGGTCCACGGCAAAGGCTCGCTGCTGGGGCGGATGCCGGGAGATGATTGGCAGAAATTCGCGAACCTGCGCGCGTTGCTCGGTTACCAATGGTTGTTCCCCGGCAAGCCGTTGCTCTTCATGGGCGGCGAATTTGGTCAAAGCGCGGAGTGGAACGCCAACGCGTCGCTCGAATGGCATTTGCTGGAGCAAGGCCCTTACCATCGTGGCTTGCAACGGTTCATCGAGGACGTGAACAGACTTTATCTCGCTGAATCCGTGCTCTGGCAATCGGACTACGACACGAGCGGGTTTTACTGGATTGATTGCGCCGATCACCAAAGCAGCATCTTTTCTTTTGCGCGGCAGAATTCGGAGCGCACGAGCGAACTGGTGGTCATAATGAATTTAACGCCGGTGCTGCGGACGAATTATCGCATCGGCCTGCCGCGACCCGGCGACTGGCGCGAGGTGTTGAACAGCGACGCGGCGATTTACGGCGGCAGCAACGCGGGTAATCTGGGCGGTGTGAAGGCGGAAGATTACAACCAACACAACCAATCTTACTCCGCCGAATTCACTTTGCCGCCTTTAAGCGTCATGGCATTTCAGCCGAAACGTTAA
- a CDS encoding DUF1501 domain-containing protein, whose amino-acid sequence MLSIPGKSGSTCDGFSRREFIRVGGAGLFGLALGDVLRLQAYPAAETAKSKSGWGQAKSVILVFLQGGPSHIDIWDPKPDAPSNIRGEFKPIKSNVPGIWLSEVMPMMAKQMDKATLIRSVSYTPAGLFNHTAAIYQMMTGYTPDRVSPSGQLEPPSPNDFPNAGSQVVKLKPSDVPMLPFVMLPRALQESNVVGKGGTAGFLGAAYDPYYFYQDPNKEFKLDDLTLRKDVSEDRMKRRASLLQKVNESMPEIDKAVSSYALDRYYQRAFDLVLSGRARNAFDLTQETDKTRDRYGRHTFGQGCLMARRLIEAGTRFVQMNWPAVANGDPKVDAWDTHAANFGPLRELHCPKLDSGLSALLEDLDQRGMLKETLVVAIGEFGRSPRLGVSTSGNGNAPDGRDHWPYCYTALVAGAGIKRGALYGKSDATGSSPAENPVHPTQILATVYHALGIDPHTIIYNHLNQPRELVQAEPVTALFG is encoded by the coding sequence ATGTTAAGCATCCCCGGAAAATCTGGCAGCACTTGCGACGGTTTCAGCCGTCGTGAATTCATTCGCGTCGGCGGCGCCGGCCTCTTCGGTCTGGCGTTGGGCGACGTTTTGCGACTCCAAGCCTACCCGGCGGCCGAGACCGCTAAGTCCAAGAGCGGTTGGGGACAGGCCAAATCGGTCATCCTCGTCTTTCTGCAGGGCGGGCCGAGCCACATCGACATCTGGGACCCCAAACCCGATGCGCCATCGAACATCCGCGGGGAGTTCAAGCCGATCAAATCGAATGTGCCCGGCATCTGGCTCTCGGAAGTCATGCCGATGATGGCGAAGCAGATGGACAAGGCCACGTTGATTCGCTCGGTGAGTTACACGCCCGCCGGTTTGTTCAATCACACCGCTGCCATCTACCAGATGATGACGGGCTATACTCCCGATCGCGTCTCGCCGTCAGGCCAGCTCGAACCACCGTCGCCGAACGATTTCCCGAATGCCGGATCGCAGGTTGTGAAATTGAAACCGTCTGATGTGCCGATGTTGCCGTTCGTGATGTTGCCCCGCGCATTGCAGGAGAGCAACGTCGTTGGCAAGGGCGGCACGGCAGGCTTTCTCGGCGCGGCGTATGATCCGTATTATTTTTACCAGGATCCCAACAAGGAATTTAAGCTCGACGATCTCACCTTGCGCAAAGACGTCAGCGAGGACCGCATGAAACGGCGCGCATCGCTGCTCCAAAAAGTCAACGAGTCGATGCCGGAGATCGACAAGGCGGTTTCGTCGTACGCGCTGGATCGTTACTATCAGAGGGCGTTCGATCTGGTCTTGTCGGGCCGGGCGCGCAATGCCTTCGACCTCACGCAAGAAACCGACAAGACGCGCGACCGTTATGGCCGGCACACCTTTGGGCAGGGCTGTCTGATGGCGCGGCGATTGATCGAAGCCGGCACGCGCTTCGTGCAAATGAATTGGCCGGCGGTGGCCAATGGTGATCCGAAAGTCGATGCCTGGGACACGCACGCGGCCAACTTCGGCCCGCTGCGCGAACTTCATTGCCCCAAGCTCGATAGCGGACTCTCCGCGCTCCTTGAGGACCTGGACCAACGAGGCATGTTGAAAGAAACTTTGGTGGTGGCGATCGGCGAGTTCGGGCGTTCGCCGCGACTGGGCGTCAGCACGTCCGGCAATGGCAACGCACCGGATGGACGCGATCACTGGCCTTATTGTTACACGGCGCTGGTCGCCGGCGCGGGCATCAAGCGTGGAGCACTCTACGGCAAGTCCGACGCCACCGGTTCGTCGCCGGCGGAAAATCCAGTGCATCCGACACAAATTCTGGCCACGGTGTATCACGCGTTGGGCATCGACCCGCACACCATTATTTACAATCACCTCAACCAGCCACGCGAACTGGTGCAGGCGGAGCCGGTGACGGCATTGTTTGGATGA
- a CDS encoding DUF1553 domain-containing protein, translated as MSALIALAIVLPARAEKMAASGKTAVPAPPVPAIRALKLEPASLTLHDGRDERRVLVWGKTDSGQWLDLTSQAILKSDSLNVEINSEGFVHAKNKGAAVVTVSAAGKQIKLPVTVESATVPEIRFVRDIEPVLSKVGCNAGTCHGSAKGKNGFKLSLRGYDPDYDYQALVNDLAGRRINRAVVDDSLMLLKPIAEVPHEGRQAIKPGSRYHQMLRQWLVEGAKTENPTTARAKEVEVLPADVEMDLPGRTQQILVLAHYPDNSVRDVTREAVFTSNNGDVAEVKDGVVTGVRRGEAAILIRYEGIYAAREVRIMGDRSGFQWAKMPENNYIDQHVNAKLKRMKILPSELCTDAEFIRRVSLDLTGLPPTPERVRVFLNYKSPTRVKRDRLIDELLESKDYVTHWANKWADLLQCNSERLGQKGMWVFRDWIKQSIAQNKPYDRFVRELLTSEGSCYQNPAVNYYRVLRDSGKMTEDISQTFLGTRFNCNKCHDHPFEKWTQSQYYELGAFFAKVSFKKGPLPEEEVVYRNYSGGEVKYLKNDMVAAAKVPFGKAESMAADADRREALADWLTARDNPLFAKSYANRVWSYFLGRGIIEPVDDIRAGNPPSNPELLDALTKDFLKNNFDAKKLMRTICQSRTYQLSIKTGKWNEDDKSNFSHAAPRRLSAEQLMDAVALATGSDEKFKGMPQGMSAGQVPDGTVAGNDFLALFGRPKRQSACECERTSNITLSHAINMINGDTFGEAISAPNNRIAKLVKSEKDDKKVVEELYLAILCRLPTEKEMAAIDFSAGGTRLEVAQDLAWALLNSPAFLFNR; from the coding sequence GTGTCTGCGCTGATCGCGCTGGCAATCGTTTTACCAGCGCGGGCTGAGAAGATGGCTGCTTCCGGCAAGACCGCCGTGCCCGCGCCGCCTGTCCCGGCCATTCGCGCCCTTAAACTCGAACCCGCCTCGCTCACGCTTCACGACGGACGGGATGAACGCCGCGTGCTCGTCTGGGGCAAGACCGATTCCGGCCAGTGGCTCGACCTAACTTCACAGGCGATCCTGAAAAGCGATTCGCTGAACGTCGAGATCAACTCGGAAGGTTTCGTCCACGCCAAAAACAAAGGTGCGGCAGTGGTAACGGTTTCTGCGGCGGGTAAACAGATCAAGCTGCCAGTGACGGTTGAGAGCGCGACGGTGCCGGAGATTCGTTTTGTCCGCGACATCGAACCCGTCCTCAGCAAAGTTGGTTGCAACGCCGGCACCTGTCACGGTTCGGCCAAGGGCAAGAATGGTTTCAAGCTTTCGTTGCGCGGTTACGATCCTGATTACGATTATCAGGCGCTCGTCAACGACCTTGCCGGTCGCCGCATCAACCGCGCCGTGGTGGATGACAGTTTGATGTTGCTCAAACCAATTGCCGAGGTGCCGCATGAAGGTCGCCAAGCCATCAAGCCCGGCTCGCGCTATCATCAAATGCTGCGGCAATGGTTGGTAGAAGGTGCAAAAACTGAAAACCCAACTACCGCTCGCGCAAAGGAAGTGGAAGTCCTGCCTGCCGACGTGGAGATGGATCTGCCCGGGCGCACTCAACAAATCCTCGTGTTGGCGCATTACCCGGACAACAGCGTTCGTGATGTCACACGTGAGGCCGTCTTTACCAGCAACAATGGCGATGTGGCCGAGGTCAAGGATGGCGTTGTGACTGGTGTCCGACGCGGCGAAGCGGCGATCCTGATTCGCTACGAAGGGATTTATGCGGCGCGGGAAGTGCGGATCATGGGCGACCGCTCCGGTTTCCAATGGGCCAAGATGCCCGAAAACAATTACATCGACCAGCACGTCAACGCGAAGTTGAAGCGGATGAAAATCCTGCCTTCGGAACTTTGCACTGACGCAGAATTCATCCGCCGCGTTTCGCTTGACCTCACCGGTTTGCCACCGACACCGGAGCGCGTGCGCGTGTTTCTCAACTACAAGTCCCCGACCCGCGTGAAACGGGATCGGCTGATCGACGAGTTGCTGGAGAGCAAGGACTACGTGACGCACTGGGCCAACAAGTGGGCTGACCTGCTTCAGTGCAACAGCGAGCGTTTGGGGCAGAAGGGCATGTGGGTTTTCCGGGATTGGATCAAGCAATCGATTGCCCAGAACAAACCCTACGATCGATTCGTCCGCGAGCTGCTGACCTCCGAAGGCAGTTGCTATCAAAATCCGGCGGTGAATTATTATCGCGTCTTGCGCGACTCCGGCAAGATGACCGAGGACATCAGCCAGACATTTCTCGGCACGCGCTTCAACTGCAACAAATGTCACGACCACCCGTTTGAGAAATGGACACAGAGCCAGTATTACGAACTGGGCGCGTTCTTCGCCAAGGTCTCCTTCAAGAAAGGCCCGTTGCCGGAAGAGGAAGTTGTCTATCGCAATTATTCCGGTGGCGAGGTCAAGTATCTGAAGAATGACATGGTCGCGGCGGCAAAAGTGCCGTTCGGGAAGGCCGAATCCATGGCCGCCGACGCGGACCGGCGGGAGGCGTTGGCGGACTGGCTGACGGCGCGCGACAATCCGTTGTTTGCGAAATCCTACGCCAACCGCGTGTGGAGTTATTTCCTGGGCCGGGGAATCATTGAACCGGTGGACGACATCCGCGCCGGCAATCCGCCCAGCAACCCGGAACTGCTCGACGCTTTGACCAAGGATTTTCTTAAAAACAATTTCGATGCGAAGAAACTCATGCGCACCATTTGCCAGTCACGGACGTATCAACTCTCCATCAAGACCGGCAAATGGAACGAGGACGACAAAAGCAACTTCTCACACGCGGCCCCGCGCCGGCTAAGCGCCGAGCAATTGATGGACGCCGTGGCCCTCGCCACCGGCTCGGACGAGAAGTTCAAGGGTATGCCCCAGGGGATGAGTGCCGGTCAAGTGCCCGACGGCACGGTGGCGGGCAATGATTTTCTGGCATTGTTCGGACGCCCCAAACGCCAGTCCGCGTGCGAGTGTGAACGGACCAGCAACATCACGCTTTCCCACGCCATCAACATGATCAACGGCGATACGTTTGGCGAGGCCATCAGTGCGCCCAACAACCGCATCGCCAAGCTTGTGAAGTCGGAGAAGGACGACAAGAAAGTGGTTGAGGAACTTTACCTGGCCATTTTGTGCCGGTTGCCGACGGAAAAGGAAATGGCCGCGATCGATTTTTCGGCGGGTGGGACGCGTTTGGAAGTGGCGCAGGATTTGGCGTGGGCTTTGTTAAACAGTCCGGCGTTTTTGTTTAATCGGTAG